A genome region from Chengkuizengella sp. SCS-71B includes the following:
- a CDS encoding carbohydrate ABC transporter permease — protein MVEDKKLGSRLFHITNYTLLGIIGLITILPFIHIIAGSFTTTAELARKPFVLIPTDWSLDAYRFVFSTDTIFRGLANSIGITLFGTLFSMFISCLMAYGLSRRDLDGRNVIMFFVVFTMLFSGGMIPTFLVVKQLGLIDSYLALIIPYTINAFNMIILKSFFQNLPEGLEESAKIDGCTDFGIFFRIVLPLSMPVLATISLFYAVTYWNTYLPAILYLNDSDKWPVQVILRQIVVLATGLNVDDSGFEDSAPPSQAVKMAVIVIATLPVLLVYPFLQKHFAKGAFVGSIKG, from the coding sequence ATGGTAGAGGATAAAAAGCTAGGCAGCAGATTATTTCACATTACGAACTATACTTTATTAGGCATCATTGGCTTAATTACAATTCTCCCTTTTATTCATATCATAGCGGGTTCCTTTACAACGACTGCAGAACTTGCACGTAAACCTTTTGTACTTATACCAACAGATTGGAGTTTGGATGCTTATCGTTTCGTGTTTTCTACAGATACGATTTTTAGAGGATTAGCGAATTCGATTGGTATTACTTTATTTGGAACTTTGTTCAGTATGTTTATCAGCTGTTTGATGGCTTATGGATTATCAAGAAGAGATTTAGATGGTCGAAATGTAATCATGTTTTTTGTTGTTTTTACTATGTTGTTCAGTGGTGGAATGATTCCTACTTTTTTAGTTGTAAAACAACTTGGATTAATAGATTCTTATCTTGCGCTCATTATTCCATACACGATTAATGCATTTAATATGATCATTTTAAAAAGTTTTTTCCAAAACTTGCCTGAAGGTCTTGAGGAATCTGCAAAGATTGATGGCTGTACTGATTTCGGTATTTTCTTTCGAATCGTTCTTCCTTTGTCTATGCCTGTACTTGCTACCATTTCTTTATTCTATGCGGTTACTTATTGGAATACGTATTTACCGGCAATCCTTTATTTAAACGATTCAGATAAATGGCCTGTACAGGTAATACTTAGACAGATTGTCGTTCTTGCAACTGGATTAAACGTTGATGATTCAGGATTTGAAGATTCAGCACCACCATCTCAGGCTGTAAAAATGGCGGTCATTGTTATTGCTACTCTACCAGTATTGTTGGTTTATCCTTTCTTGCAGAAGCATTTTGCTAAGGGAGCATTTGTAGGATCCATTAAAGGTTAG
- a CDS encoding sugar ABC transporter permease produces MSEIQLDSDLHYKQESVLKQRKTSSERWRRIKRNKLLYLMILPGALYFIIFKYVPMYGLVIAFQDYKPYKGISGSEWVGFEHFTTLFNDPQFWQIFANTLILFGMNLLFFFPIPIILALMLNEVRHSLYKRTIQTLVYIPHFMSWVIIVSISFVMLTLDGGLINDLIVWMGFEKINFLLSQEWFRPMYVLQVIWREAGWGTIIYLAAIASIDPQLYEAARMDGASRLRQIWHITLPSIRNVIVLLLILKIGDILELGFEHVYLLLNSVNREVAEIFDTFVYTAALKNGQFSYGTAVGFFKSFVGLIMVIAANKLAKKFGDEGLY; encoded by the coding sequence ATGAGTGAAATTCAGTTAGATAGTGATCTCCATTATAAGCAAGAATCTGTATTGAAGCAGAGAAAAACAAGTTCAGAACGTTGGAGACGAATCAAAAGAAATAAGCTTCTCTATTTAATGATTTTACCAGGTGCTTTATATTTTATTATTTTTAAATATGTACCGATGTATGGCTTGGTCATTGCTTTTCAAGATTACAAACCTTATAAAGGGATATCAGGAAGTGAATGGGTTGGCTTTGAGCATTTTACGACATTATTTAATGATCCTCAATTTTGGCAAATATTTGCGAATACATTGATTTTATTTGGAATGAATCTTCTTTTCTTTTTTCCAATTCCTATTATTTTAGCCCTGATGTTAAATGAAGTACGGCACTCTCTTTATAAACGAACGATTCAAACGTTAGTTTATATTCCACATTTTATGTCTTGGGTTATTATCGTTTCCATTAGTTTTGTTATGTTAACACTCGATGGTGGACTGATTAACGATTTGATCGTATGGATGGGTTTTGAAAAAATAAATTTCTTATTAAGTCAAGAATGGTTTAGGCCTATGTATGTCCTCCAAGTTATCTGGAGGGAAGCGGGTTGGGGAACGATTATTTATTTAGCTGCAATCGCTTCAATAGACCCTCAATTATATGAAGCTGCTAGAATGGATGGAGCAAGCAGGTTAAGACAGATTTGGCACATTACTTTGCCATCTATCCGTAATGTAATTGTTCTTTTACTTATTTTAAAAATAGGTGACATCCTTGAGCTAGGTTTTGAACATGTGTACCTACTTCTCAATTCAGTAAATCGTGAAGTTGCAGAAATATTTGACACCTTTGTATACACAGCCGCATTAAAAAATGGACAGTTTAGTTATGGTACTGCTGTTGGATTTTTTAAATCATTTGTTGGATTGATTATGGTTATAGCAGCGAATAAGCTCGCTAAAAAATTTGGGGATGAAGGATTATATTAA